From a region of the Gossypium raimondii mitochondrion, complete genome genome:
- the nad4L gene encoding NADH dehydrogenase subunit 4L, with protein sequence MDLIKYFTFSMIISILGIRGILLNRRNIPIMSMPIESMLLAVNSNFLVFSVSLDDMMGQSFASLVPTVAAAESAIGLAIFVITFRVRGTIAVEFINSIQG encoded by the coding sequence ACGGATCTTATCAAATATTTCACATTTTCGATGATCATTTCTATTTTAGGTATTCGGGGAATCCTCCTTAATAGACGAAATATTCCTATTATGTCAATGCCAATTGAATCAATGTTATTAGCTGTTAATTCGAACTTTTTGGTATTTTCTGTTTCTTTGGATGATATGATGGGTCAATCATTTGCTTCATTGGTTCCAACGGTGGCAGCTGCGGAATCCGCTATTGGGTTAGCCATTTTCGTTATTACTTTCCGAGTCCGAGGGACTATTGCTGTAGAATTTATTAATAGCATTCAAGGTTAA